The following proteins are co-located in the [Pasteurella] mairii genome:
- the topB1_2 gene encoding DNA topoisomerase III: MKLFLCEKPSQGRDIAKVLGATKKGEGYLSTADGAIVVAWARGHLVEQFSPEQYDPAFKAWRLDMLPIIPSQWQVSPKADAKKEYKTVMSLLKKARTVVISTDIDREGETIARELLDLAGYRGHIQRLWITALDEVSVSKALSQLKTNEETLPLYYAGLARSRADWLIGMNFSRMFTLLAQKQGYQGPPLSVGRVQSPTLALVVNRDNEIANFVPKSHYALQVQVSPNKDSSFASSLLVPEQYCDEDGRCLDMKVIQQAEQQIRQTGQAHIQNVETKREKESPPLLFALSDLQAECNRLYDLGTQQVLDIAQALYEKHKATTYPRTDCGYLPEAQLLEVPQVINSLLKSDTTLQPLRPHLNLSQKSRAWNDKKITAHHGIIPTTQPVDITKMDKDEFKVYDLIRRRYLAQFLPQFEVDKTQIRLSCGTHQLVAKGQVTVVTGWKMLFRHAKEEQGDKQGLPVLNIGQNLAVVNTEVKSLKTTPPQHYTEGTLLTAMVNVARFVTDERLKKQLRETEGLGTEATRASIMKTLYDRGYIQKKGKSVISTSAGKMLITNLPTALKDPGLTALWEQALNQIAEKQMSLQDFMQKQEQFVRYLIQTCGRQDIKMGNVEIKKCPECGKPLRKRTGKNGDFWGCMGYPQCNYVESSTKKKKSGKKYSSVNLSQQFAKLHQQVK, encoded by the coding sequence ATGAAACTATTTCTCTGTGAAAAACCCAGTCAAGGACGTGATATTGCAAAAGTGCTTGGAGCAACAAAAAAAGGAGAAGGCTATTTATCTACCGCTGATGGCGCAATCGTCGTTGCTTGGGCGAGAGGGCACTTAGTTGAACAATTTTCTCCCGAACAATATGATCCTGCTTTTAAAGCGTGGCGGTTAGATATGTTACCGATTATTCCCTCCCAATGGCAAGTTTCTCCTAAAGCTGATGCAAAAAAAGAATATAAAACGGTGATGTCGCTTCTTAAAAAAGCACGTACGGTAGTGATCTCAACCGATATTGATCGTGAAGGAGAAACTATCGCTCGTGAATTATTAGACCTTGCCGGTTATCGTGGACATATTCAACGGTTATGGATCACCGCATTGGATGAAGTCAGTGTGAGTAAAGCCCTTAGCCAACTTAAAACCAATGAGGAAACCTTACCGCTTTATTATGCAGGGCTTGCTCGTAGTCGTGCTGATTGGTTAATTGGAATGAACTTTAGTCGAATGTTTACCTTATTGGCACAGAAACAAGGCTATCAAGGTCCACCGCTTTCGGTAGGGAGAGTGCAAAGTCCTACACTAGCTCTTGTCGTTAATCGTGATAATGAAATTGCTAATTTTGTACCCAAATCCCACTATGCATTGCAGGTTCAGGTGAGTCCTAATAAAGATTCTTCTTTTGCTTCAAGTCTGCTTGTCCCTGAACAATATTGTGATGAAGATGGTCGATGCTTAGATATGAAGGTTATTCAACAGGCAGAGCAACAAATACGCCAAACCGGTCAAGCACACATACAGAACGTGGAAACCAAGCGAGAAAAGGAAAGTCCTCCCTTGCTATTTGCGTTAAGTGATTTGCAAGCAGAATGTAACCGCCTGTATGATTTAGGTACTCAACAAGTGTTGGATATTGCTCAAGCCTTATATGAAAAGCATAAGGCAACCACCTACCCTCGGACGGATTGCGGCTATTTGCCCGAAGCACAGTTACTAGAAGTGCCACAGGTGATTAATAGCTTGTTGAAATCCGATACTACTTTGCAACCTTTGCGACCACATCTTAATTTGAGTCAAAAATCTCGTGCATGGAACGATAAAAAAATCACAGCACACCACGGAATTATTCCTACAACACAACCTGTTGACATTACCAAAATGGATAAAGATGAGTTTAAGGTGTACGACCTGATTCGTCGGCGTTATCTTGCGCAATTTTTACCACAATTTGAGGTTGATAAGACCCAGATTCGCTTATCTTGTGGCACACATCAACTGGTAGCAAAAGGTCAAGTAACCGTAGTTACGGGGTGGAAAATGTTATTTCGTCACGCCAAGGAGGAGCAAGGGGATAAACAAGGTTTGCCCGTACTCAATATTGGACAAAACTTAGCCGTGGTAAATACAGAGGTTAAATCACTTAAAACCACGCCACCGCAACACTATACGGAAGGTACCTTATTAACTGCAATGGTCAATGTCGCTCGTTTTGTAACAGATGAACGTCTGAAAAAACAATTACGCGAAACAGAGGGACTTGGCACGGAAGCAACGCGAGCGAGTATTATGAAAACCCTTTATGACCGAGGCTATATTCAGAAAAAAGGTAAATCAGTAATATCCACCTCTGCTGGCAAAATGCTGATTACGAATTTGCCAACGGCATTAAAAGATCCTGGGTTGACAGCATTATGGGAACAAGCATTAAACCAAATTGCGGAAAAGCAAATGAGCTTGCAGGACTTTATGCAAAAACAAGAACAGTTCGTGCGCTATTTAATTCAAACCTGTGGGCGACAAGACATAAAAATGGGTAATGTAGAGATTAAAAAATGCCCTGAATGTGGTAAGCCTTTAAGAAAGCGAACAGGGAAAAATGGGGACTTTTGGGGGTGTATGGGGTATCCTCAATGCAACTACGTGGAGTCCAGTACAAAGAAAAAGAAATCGGGGAAAAAATATTCTTCTGTGAATCTGTCCCAACAATTTGCAAAGTTACACCAACAAGTCAAATAA
- the ssb2_2 gene encoding single-stranded DNA-binding protein, with translation MAGINKVIIVGNLGNDPEIRTMPNGEAVSNISVATSESWTDKMTGEKRELTEWHRIVFYRRQAEIVGEYLRKGSKVYVEGRLRTRKWQDQNGQDRYMTEIQGDVLQMLDSHPERNQGGQALQGRNMQLGRNHYAQNSQPAYQTPQNQTAASQPAPLPSIDDQIPF, from the coding sequence ATGGCAGGTATCAATAAAGTAATTATTGTTGGTAATTTAGGCAATGACCCGGAAATCCGTACCATGCCGAATGGCGAGGCGGTTTCCAATATTAGTGTGGCAACTAGCGAAAGTTGGACAGATAAAATGACAGGTGAAAAACGTGAATTAACCGAGTGGCACCGTATTGTGTTTTATCGTCGCCAAGCGGAGATTGTGGGAGAGTATTTACGCAAAGGCTCAAAGGTCTATGTTGAAGGACGTTTAAGAACCCGTAAATGGCAAGATCAAAATGGACAAGATCGATATATGACTGAAATCCAAGGGGATGTACTACAAATGCTAGATAGCCATCCTGAACGTAATCAAGGTGGACAAGCTCTGCAAGGACGCAATATGCAACTAGGACGTAACCACTATGCTCAAAACAGTCAACCTGCTTATCAAACTCCACAAAATCAAACTGCAGCTTCTCAGCCCGCACCATTGCCTAGCATTGATGATCAGATTCCGTTTTGA
- a CDS encoding Protein of uncharacterised function (DUF3158) has protein sequence MKNELIPKSMYRDLAVHTPLNMVLKQFFSEIASIEDFEQLQLSLYQVRAHLISQHQDIVKKLRSNDITKALGFRLMQDKASSSGGHFLRWRTTIRQANQSAEKGGLIWKGLVEDRTLSEGIKKRIAQMEKERLVLNMQMSVLNSMMRQLSATIDKLTEIEAITQGEMLSN, from the coding sequence ATGAAAAATGAGTTAATTCCAAAAAGTATGTACCGCGATTTAGCGGTACATACCCCACTTAATATGGTATTGAAACAGTTTTTTAGTGAGATAGCCAGTATAGAGGATTTTGAGCAATTACAGCTTTCTCTTTATCAAGTGAGAGCGCATTTAATCAGCCAACATCAAGATATTGTCAAAAAATTAAGAAGCAATGATATTACAAAAGCCTTAGGGTTTCGTTTAATGCAAGATAAAGCCTCTTCTTCAGGTGGGCATTTTTTACGTTGGCGTACCACTATTAGACAAGCTAATCAATCCGCTGAAAAAGGCGGGTTAATTTGGAAAGGACTTGTTGAAGATAGAACGCTATCTGAGGGCATTAAAAAACGTATTGCTCAGATGGAAAAAGAACGCTTGGTGTTAAATATGCAAATGTCGGTATTAAATTCAATGATGCGACAATTATCTGCAACCATTGATAAATTAACCGAAATTGAAGCCATCACTCAAGGTGAAATGTTGTCTAATTAA